Part of the Micromonospora rhizosphaerae genome is shown below.
CCGTTCCGCGTAGCAGGGTGGGGCGAACGGGTGGGCCGTCCGAGGCCAGAAGGTACCGAGGTCCCACAGCACGCCGACGTACCGGCGGAACTCCGGTGTCCGGTAGGCGAAGAGTCCGCCGATCACCAGGGCGGCGACGATGCCCACGATGAGGTAGCTGCCCGTCGTCAGCCCGAAATTCACGAATTCGCTCGGCACGCCGAAGAGATGCTCCATGAGCGGGGCGGGTGGCCGACCCGCCAGCGCCAGCGCGCTCGCCGCCAGGCCGAGGGTGCTGGCGCTGGCGGTGAGCGCGATGGCCGCCGGTCCCAGCCGCTCGGTGAACCGCGCCCGGGCGATGACCTTCCTTACCCGCCGCACCCGGTCGGCCGCCTGCGGCGGGGCCGCCGGAAAATCCCCGGCGACGATGGCCGCCGCGGCTCGTCGTCGCGCCGGCCCGGACAGCAGGGTCTGCGCGCCGCCGACAACCGCGGCGACCATCACCACCAGGAAGAAGACGAAGATCGCCCATTTGTACGCCAGCGGCGGGGCCGCCAGGTCGCCCGGTCGCTGCGCGGGCGGGCGCCGGTTGAGGAAGTACGCCATCCGGTAGACCAGGTCGGCGGAGAAGACCACCGCCAGCCCGACCGCCCCGGCCGCGATGGCCGGCGCCCCCATTCCGCGCAGCAGCGTCGGTCGGCGCTCCCGGCCACCGCGCTGCCGCAGCACCAGCAGGCCGAGCGCCGCCAGCACTGCCGTCTGCATGACGAACACCCAGGCGACGATCTCGTCGTACCCCGGCAATCCGTCCGTGCGTGGCCACGGGGTCGGGTCCAGCACCACGACGCCGAGAGTCAGCACGGTCAGGCCGCACCCGGCGGCGCGCAGCGCAGACGCCGCCCGGTCCGTGGCCAGGTTGGCGCCCCCTTCGACCAGCGCGGGCGCGCCGACCATCACCGCGCAGGCGACCAGCACCGCAGCGGCGAGGGTCAGCAGGGCGATGGTCACGGCGGAAGGGCCCGTGGCCGCGCGGGCGGCGAGCAGGGTCAGGTCCAGCATGGCGAACGCGGCCGCGACGTGGACCGCCCGTAACCGCCGCACCATCGGCAGGGCGTCCCTTCCCACCAGGCTGAGGTTGATGACCTCGGGTTCACCCGTCGGCGCCCGGAACGCGGCGTACGAGCGACCGGGGCGAGCGCCCAGCAGCCAGACCAGCCCGATGGCGGCAACCGGCACCAGGGCCAGCACCGCGAGGCGGAGCTCGACCGGGCGGCCGCCCAGCCAGGACACCCAGTTGCGCCCGGCGAGACAGCGGGCCGAGGCCATGCATTCCCAGGCGATCAGGTCCAGGGCGACGCCGACCACCGACAGTACGTACAGCAGCGTGAGGCTGAGCGCAAGGAGCCGGCACAGGACCTTCACGCCGGCGCCGGATCCCCGTCCTGCCGGATGCATCCAGATCGCCACGTTGCTCAGCATGAACGGCAGCAGGAACACCAGTGACAGGGTCCGTGTGGCGGTGCCGGACGCCAGTTCACTCCACCGGTACGCCTCCAGCACCACCCCGCCGGGTCCGCGCGTGTCCGGGTAGCCCGGTCGGGGGCGGTAGAAGCCGCCGCTGCGGTCGCCGGCCACCTGCTGAACGTGCGGCCGGTCGAGCACCTCACCCGGACCCACTCCGGACACCCCGTGGACCCTCAGTTCCACGATGTCGTCCGACCTCCGCTGGCCGCTGGTAGAGGGTGAGGCATCCATCGGTCCGCGACCCCCGAACGCGGGCAGCAGTTCATGACGGGTACGGGCCGAGGGGCCGGCACCCGGCTGGCGCCGATGACTACCCGCGCAGGCGGCGGCCAACCCTGGGCCGCCAGATTCCTCAGCGCGTCGGGCGGTGGGCGCCCTTGAGCCGGCGGCCCAGCTCCCGGGCGATCTCCCGGTTGGCGTCGCGCTCGGCGAGCGCCTGCCGCTTGTCGTACGACTTCTTGCCTCTGGCCAGGCCCAGCTCGACCTTGGCCCAGCCGCCGGCGAAGTACATCGACAGCGGCACCAGGGTCACGCCGCCCTCGCGCAGCTTCTCCAGGATCCGGCCGATCTCCACCCGGCGCAGCAGCAGCTTCCGGGTCCGCCGGGGCTGGTGGTTGGTCCAGGTGCCGTAGCCGTACTCGGCGATGTGCAGCCCGTACAGCATGATCTCGCCGTCCCGCTCCTGGGCGAACGCGTCGACCAGCGACACCCGGCCCTCGCGCAGCGACTTGACCTCGGTGCCGGCCAGCACGATCCCCGCCTCGTAGGTCTTGAGGATCGTGTAGTCGTGGCGCGCCTTCTTGTTGGAGGCGATGAGCTTGCGCTCCGTGTCCCTGGACAGGACGACCTCCCGATGGGGTATCCGCTGGTTGACGGTGTGCAGGATACCGGCGGTGCCGGCCGGCGCCGGCGGCGACGGATGATCGTCCGGTCAGACCCGGCACTGCCGGGAGCGGGCGTCGCGGGCCGACGAATCCGGCGCCGCGGAGACCCGCCGCAGGGAGACCCAGGCGGTGGTGATCAGCAAGAGCGCCCCGATGTAGGTGCTCATCACGAGCAGCCCCTGCCCGGGCACGGCGACGCCGGCCGTGCCCAGTCCGATCAGCAGGTCCGAGCCGAGGAAGAGCGCTCCGCCCACCGCCGCCCGCCGGGAGACGCCGGTCGCGGCGGCGGCCATCAGGGACAGCGCCAGGCTGTAGCCGAGCACAGGCAGCCGCAGCGGTCCCAGGGCGTCCCACAGCCGCGCGTTGGCCACCGCCCAGAGCGAGAGGTAGCCGGCCACCGCCGCGAGCGACGGCCGGCGGTGCCGGAGGAACGCGCTGAGGAAGCCGAGTTGGGTACCGAGGAAGCACGCCATGCCGACCAGGAATGCGAACCGGCCCGGCAGCAGCAGAGCGACATCCCCGGCGGTCGCGAACACCAGGCCCACCGCCACCCCGTCGACCCGGCGGCGGGCGCTCCACAGGTACGCCAGCAGCAACGGCGCCAGCAGCGGCTTCGTCAGCCACTGCAGCATGGTCGAGTCCAGCGCGACGCCGATCAGCTCGACGGTGGCGACGACGGCGAACGGCCAGAGCCGCCTCACCGGGCCGGCTGCCAGCCGGGCCGACCGAGGAGGTAGCCGAGCCGGTGCCGCCAGGATGTGGCCGTCCGGACGTCGGCCCAGATCGAGGCGTACTCGTGGGTGGCCACCCGCAGCGGGTTGTACGTGTTGATGTTCTTGGTCAGGCCGTAGCTGACGGCCGCGCGTTCCGGCTCGAAGGTGCCGAAGAGCCGGTCCCAGATGATCAGGATGCCGGCGTAGTTGCGGTCCAGGTACTCGGCGTTGGCGCCGTGGTGGACCCGGTGGTGCGACGGGGCGTTGAAGATCAACTCGATCGGCCGGGGCAGCACGGTGATCCGCTCGGTGTGCAGGAAGAACTGGTAGAGCAGGCTGACCGACTGCTGGAGGAAGATCATCCACGGTGGGATGCCGAGCAGCGCCAGGCCGAGCCAGAACGGCAGGGAGGTCATCGGGGTCCAGCTCTGCCGCAGCGCGGTGGAGAAGTTGAAGAAGACGCTGGAGTGGTGCACCACGTGCCCGGCCCAGAACAGCCGCACCTCGTGGTGCAGCCGGTGGAACCAGTAGTAGGCCAGGTCGTCGGCGAAGAAGAGCAGCACCCAGGTCCACCAGTCACCGGGGGAGAGGTGGATCGGCGCGACCGTCCACGCGGCGGCGTATACCCCGACGGTGAGCAGCTTCCAGGGCACCCCGATGACCTGGCTGCCGACGCCCATGGAGAGGCTGGTGGTGGTGTCGCGCAGCTCGTAGCCGCGCTCGTCGTCGTCCGGCGCGAACCGGTAGGAGAGGGCCTCGATGATGATGAGCAGCAGGAACGCCGGGACGGCGTAGAGCACGGCGGGGATCATGCGCGCGCTTCCCTTCCGGACGGGGTGGTGGGGGTGGTGACCGGGGCGGCCAGCAGGGCCCGGGCGTGCCGGGCGGCGGCCGCGCCCTGGCCGGCCGCGATCGCGGCGGCGAGCCGCCGGTGACCGGCGACGTCGAGCAGTTCGGCGGCCCGACCGTCCGGCGGCACGTCGCCGACGGCCAGCGTGCCGGCCACCAGACTGTTGAAGGCCAGCAGGTAGGCCGTGTTGCCGGAGCCGCTGACGATGAGCCGCCACATCGCGATGTCGGCCTCGTTCATCCGTGGCAGGTCGGGCGCGAGTGCTCCGTACTCGTCGGCGGCCCGGACCACCGCGGCCGAGACCGCCGGGTCGCCGCGCTCGGCGCAGAGCCGGGCCGCGTCGATGCCGACGCAGGCCCGCATCTCCAGCATGTCTCGGACCAGCGTCTCCACCGGGAGTACGTCGTCGGACTGGGTCAGCGAGAGCGCCAGGTCGAGCCCGGCGTGCACCCGCCAGTCCAGCACCCGGGTGGCGCCGCCCTGGCTGACCCGGACCAGCCCGAGTTGCTGCAGCCGGCGCAGCGCCTCCCGAATGGCGTGCCGGTTGACGGCGAAGGCCGCAGCCAGCTCCCGCTCGCCGGGCAGGGTGTCCCCGGGCCGGTAGCGGCCGCCGACGATGGCGTCGCGGAGCTGGCCGAAGACGTGGTCGGAGACCGAGGCGCGGGGGACGGGAGCGAAGGCCATAGGCAGCAGTGTGGTCCCCGACACATCAACCCGTCAACTGGTTGGACCAGGCTGATCTCGCCACCGTCTGCTGCCCGGGGAGACACGGCCCGTATCCTTTCCGGCGGATCCTTCTGCGGTGAGAGGAGTCGGTGTGAGCGACCGGGTTGAGACGTTGGAGTTTCAAGCCGAGGCCCGTCAGCTGCTCCAGCTGATGGTCCACTCGATCTACTCGAACAAGGACATCTTCCTGCGCGAACTCATCTCGAACGCGTCGGACGCGCTGGACAAGCTGCGGCTGGAGTCGATGATCGACAAGGAGCTGGCGGCCGATGTCTCCGACCTGCACATCGAGCTCGAGGTCGACAAGGACGCCCGCACGCTGACCGTGCGGGACAACGGCATCGGCATGTCCCGCGACGAGGTCGTCCGGCTGATCGGCACGATCGCCAAGTCGGGCACCGCCGAGCTGCTGGGCAAGCTGCGCGAGTCCTCCGACGCCGGGGCGTCGCAGGAGCTGATCGGTCAGTTCGGCGTCGGCTTCTACGCGACGTTCATGGTCGCGGACGAGGTCACCCTGCTGACCCGCCGGGCCGGGGAGAGCGGTGGCACCCGGTGGGAGTCCACCGGCGAGGGCACCTACACGATCGAGGCCGTCGACGACGCCCCGCAGGGCACCTCGGTGACCCTCCACCTCAAGCCGGCCGACGCCGAGGACAACCTGCACGACTACACGACCGAGTGGACGATCCGGCAGATCGTCAAGCGGTACTCCGACTTCATCGCCTGGCCGATCCGGATGACCGTCGAGCGCTCCGGTGAGGACGGCGCCACCACCAGCGAGGTGCAGACCCTCAACTCGATGAAGGCGCTCTGGGCCCGCTCCCGGGACGAGGTCGACGAGGCCGAGTACAAGGAGTTCTACAAGCACGTCAGCCACGACTGGGCCGACCCGCTGGAGACCATCCACATGCGCGGCGAGGGCACCTTCGAGTACGAGGCGCTGCTCTTCCTGCCCTCGCACGCCCCGCTCGACATGTTCGCGCCGCAGGGCCGCCGGGGCGTGCAGCTCTACGTCAAGCGGGTCTTCATCATGGACGACTGCGACGCGCTCATGCCCAACTACCTGCGCTTCGTCAAGGGCGTGGTGGACGCCCACGACCTGTCGCTGAACATCTCCCGGGAGATCCTCCAGCAGGACCGCCAGATCCGGGCCGTCCGCCGCCGCCTGGTCAAGAAGGTGCTGGCCACCCTCAAGGTGATGAAGACCGCCCAGGCCGAGCGCTACCGCACCTTCTGGACGGAGTTCGGCGCGGTGGTCAAGGAGGGGCTGCTCGAGGACGCCGACAACACCGAGGCCATCCTCGACCTGGTGCAGGTCGCCTCCACCCACGACCCGGCCGAGCCGACCACCCTGCGGGACTACGTCGAGCGGATGAAGGACGGCCAGGGCGACATCTACTACGCCACCGGCGAGTCCCGGTCGATGATCGAGAACTCGCCGCACATGGAGGCGTTCCGGGCCAAGGGGTACGAGGTGCTGATCCTCACCGACCCGGTGGACGAGGTGTGGGTCGAGCGGGTCGGCCAGTTCGACGGCAAGCCGCTGCGGTCGATCGCCAAGGGCGAGGTCGACCTGGAGACCGACGAGGAGAAGGAGAAGGCCGAGGCGGAGCGGAAGGACTTCGCCGAGCTGCTGTCCTGGATGAGCGGCAAGCTGGCCGACAGCGTCAAGGAGGTGCGGCTCTCCTCCCGGCTGACCACCTCGCCCGCCTGCGTGGTCGGCGACGCGCACGACATGACGCCGACGCTGGAGAAGATGTACCGGGCGATGGGCCAGGAGGTCCCGCGGGTCAAGCGGATCCTCGAGCTCAACCCGAGCCACCCCCTGGTGACCGGGCTGCGCAAGGCCCACGAGCAGGGCGCCGAGAGTGAGTCCCTCGCGGAAACCGCCGAGCTGCTGTACGGCATGGCGCTGCTCGCCGAGGGCGGGGAGCTGGCCGACCCGTCCCGGTTCACCCGGATCCTCGCCGACCGGCTCGCCCGCACGCTGTAGGACCTCGACGCGTCGATCCCCGGTCCGGGCCCAGGCTCCTTCTCCGCCTGGGCCCGGGACTACCCGCGGGTCAGGCGTTCCAGGTGCTCCGCCTCCCTGGCCGACGGCTCGCTCCGTCCGCTCAGCCGCAGTCGCCACCGGGTCGTCGTGCCGTCGGGGCTGACCAGCTGGCCCCGCGCCAAGGCCCGGTCGATGTCCTGCCGGACGCGCTGCTCGAGGTGCGGTTCGGTGGCGAAGAGGATGCGCAAGCGCACCTCGTCGCCGATCCGCTCCGCACCGGTGTGGTGCGATGCGACTGGGCACGGCGGCTCGTGTTCCCAGTGACCGCAGAGGACGGTGGTGATGGCCGCCCCGGGTGCCCGTGTGTCGGCGTCCGGTGCCATGTCGAGGACTGCCTGGTGGGCGTACCCCAGCCGCATCACCCCATTGTGCCCCGGCCCGCTGCTCTGACGGCCGGATCGGGGGCAGGCCCCCCGATCCACGACGCCTGGCGGTCAGGGCAGCTGGGGGTAGAGCGCGGCGACCCCACCGGACAGACCGGCCCGCACCTGCCGGGAGGTGTCGTCGGCGACGATCTCGTACCGGTCGGCCTCGATGCCGTCGACGGCGATCCGGGCGATGTCCGCCGGGTCCGACTTCGGTGCGGACACTCGGGCGGTCATGTCCGTATCCATGTAACCGACATGGAGGCCGGCGACCCGGATCCCCCGATCGGCGAGCTGCGTCCGCAGTGCGTTGGTCATCGACCACTCGGCGGACTTGGCCGCGCTGTACGCCCCGGTCTGCGGGAAGCTGACCCAGGACAGCGCGGACAGGATGTTCAGGATGGTCCCGCCGCCGTTGGCCGCGATCGTCGGCACGAAGGCGCGTACCACCGACAGCGTGCCGAAGTAGTGGGTCTCCATCTCCAGCCGGATCTTCGCCAGGTCGCCGTCGAGCAGATCCGCCCCGGTGCTCAGGCCGGCGTTGTTGATCAGAAGGGTGACGTCGCCGGCGACCTCGGCGGCCGCGGCCACGGAGTCCGGGTCGGTGATGTCCAGCCTGACCGGTGTCACGCCCGGCAGGTCGACACTGTCGGGGTTGCGGGCACCGGCGTACACGGTGGCGCCCCGCGCCACCAGCTCGGCGGCCAGGTGGCGGCCGAATCCGCGGTTGGCGCCGGTGACGAGGGCCGTACGTCCAGCGATCTTCATGTGCTGCTCCTGAGGGTGAGGGGGTACCGACGGGCGTTCAGCGGCGCAGCAGCCCCGGCCCGGGGCGTACGTCGATCTCGGCGGGCGGCACGTCGTGCCCGGCTTCGCAGCGCAGTCGCGCGTGCACGGCCGCGCCGCAGTCGTGGTGCTCGACGCGGACGGACGGGCCGGCCTCGTCGGCGGCCCAGGCGTCGCCCCACTGCCGCAGCGCGGTGAGCACCGGAAGCAGTTCCTGTCCCTTGCGGGTCAGGACGTACTCGTCCCGGGTGCGCTGCCCGGGCTGCCGGTAGGGCCGCCGTTCGAGCAGCCCGTCGGCGACGAGTTGCTTCAGCCGTGCGGCGGCGACCGGCTCACTGATGCCCACCCGCCGAGCGAAGTCGTCGAAGCGACGGGTGCCGAACGACGCCTCCCGCAGCAGCAGGAGGGTGGACCGGTTCCCGACCACCTCGATGGCGCGCGCGATCGAGCAGTTGGTGGTCAGCCAGGCGTCCCGCTGATCGAGGAAGTCCGTCATGCCGACGACCGTACGCCTCTGGCTTAGGAAAACCAAAGTCAGCTAGGTCACGGCATGGCCAGGGGCGATCGGGAATGCGGCGGGCGTCGCCCGGCCGTCACACCTGCCCGGCATAGTGCTCGCCCTCGACCCGGACCCCGCCGCGCCGGTCGACGGCCCACACCTCCCGGATGACCCGGATCGCCTCGTCCAGCGCGTCCACGGCCTGGCCGCCGGCTGCTGCAGCGGCAGGTTGAGCACGTTGCCGCTCAACCTGATCCGGCTGGTCGCCGCCACCTCGCCTCGATCTCTCGCCCCATCGCCGCCGGAGGCACCGGTCTGCGAGTGATGCCGCCGGACCCGTCACCGTAGCCCGCGACAGAACGAGGTGCTGGGCGGACGGTGAATCGGCAGGACTGTTCACAGTTCCGGCCGGCCAGCGGTGTTCATCGATGTCGGGGTGGCATATGGTGCCGGTGAACGGCCTCACCATTCCTCCGAGAGGAGTGACCCGTGATCCCCGTCCCCCGCCGCCGCATCGCCGGCCCGCCCTCCCTCGCCCTGCTCCTCGTCGCGCTCGTCGGACTGGTCGCGCCACCGGCGGCGGCCGCCGCGACCTACCCGTACCAGGACCCGACCCTGCCCGTCCCCAACCGCGTCGCCGACCTGCTCTCCCGGATGACCCTGGACGAGAAGATCGGCCAGATGACCCAGGCCGAGCGCGGGTCGGTGACCGCCGCCGACCTGACCACCTACCGGCTGGGCTCGATCCTCTCCGGCGGCGGCTCCGCACCCTCGCCGAACAACGCCACCAGCTGGGCGGACATGTACGACGCCTTCCAGCGGGGTGCCCTCGCCACGCCGCTGGCCATCCCGATGATCTACGGCATGGACGCCGTGCACGGGCACAACAACGTGGTCGGCGCGACCATCTTCCCGCACAACATCGGCCTCGGGGCGACCCGCGACCCGGCCCTGGTGCAGCAGATCGGCCAGGCGGTGGCCGAGGAGGTCTCCGGCACCGGCGTCGACTGGGACTTCGCACCCTGCCTCTGCGTGGCGCGAAACGACCGGTGGGGCCGGACCTACGAGTCGTTCGGCGAGACGCCGGACATCCCCTCCGACCTCACAACTGTGATCACCGGGCTCCAGGGCCCGTCGCTCGGCGGGCCCACGTCGGTGCTGGCCACCGCCAAGCACTACCTCGGCGACGGGGGCACCACGGGCGGCGACGACCAGGGCAACACCGAGCTGAGCGAGGCGGAACTACGGGCGATCCACCTGCCACCGTTCCAGGCGGCGGTCCAGCGCGGCGTCGGCTCGGTGATGATCTCCTACAGCAGCTGGAACGGCGTGAAGATGCACGGCCACCAGTACCTGATCAGCACGGTGCTCAAGGGCGAACTCGGTTTCAGCGGATTCGTCGTCTCGGACTGGAACGGCATCGACCAGATCGACGGCAGCCCCGGCTTCACCGCCGCCGAGGTCGCCGCGGCGGTCAACGCCGGCATCGACATGGTCATGGTGCCCACGGCCTGGAAGACCTTCATCAGCACCCTGCGTGCCGAGGTGCAGAACGGGCACATCCCGCTGAGCCGGATCGACGACGCGAACCGGCGCATCCTCACCAAGAAGTTCGAGCTGGGCCTCTTCGAGCGGCCGTTCACCGACCGCAGCTGGACCCCGACCGTCGGCAGTGCGGCGCACCGGGCGCTCGCCCGTCAGGCCGTCCGGCAGTCGCAGGTGCTGCTGAAGAACGCCGGCGGCGTCCTGCCCCTGGCCCGCGACAACAACAAGATCTTCGTGGCCGGCAAGAACGCCGACAACATCGGCAACCAGAGCGGCGGCTGGACCATCTCCTGGCAGGGCTCCTCCGGCAACATCACGCCGGGCACCACCATCCTGCAGGGCATCCGGGCCGCGGTCGGTCCAGGCACGACGGTCACCTACAACCAGCGCGGCACCGGCATCGACGGCAGCTACCGGGCCGCGATCGCCGTGGTGGGCGAGACACCGTACGCCGAGGGCCAGGGCGACCGGACCGGCAGCATGAGCCTGGATCGGGACGACCTGCGAACCATCTCGACCCTGCGCAAGGTGGGCGTGCCGGTGATCGTGGTCCTGGTGTCCGGCCGGCCGCTCGACATCGCGGCCGAGCTGCCCGGCTGGGACGCGCTGCTGGCCTCGTGGCTGCCCGGCACCGAGGGCGCCGGCGTCGCCGACGTCCTCTTCGGAGTGACCGCG
Proteins encoded:
- the smpB gene encoding SsrA-binding protein SmpB, whose product is MSRDTERKLIASNKKARHDYTILKTYEAGIVLAGTEVKSLREGRVSLVDAFAQERDGEIMLYGLHIAEYGYGTWTNHQPRRTRKLLLRRVEIGRILEKLREGGVTLVPLSMYFAGGWAKVELGLARGKKSYDKRQALAERDANREIARELGRRLKGAHRPTR
- a CDS encoding lysoplasmalogenase; this translates as MRRLWPFAVVATVELIGVALDSTMLQWLTKPLLAPLLLAYLWSARRRVDGVAVGLVFATAGDVALLLPGRFAFLVGMACFLGTQLGFLSAFLRHRRPSLAAVAGYLSLWAVANARLWDALGPLRLPVLGYSLALSLMAAAATGVSRRAAVGGALFLGSDLLIGLGTAGVAVPGQGLLVMSTYIGALLLITTAWVSLRRVSAAPDSSARDARSRQCRV
- a CDS encoding sterol desaturase family protein translates to MIPAVLYAVPAFLLLIIIEALSYRFAPDDDERGYELRDTTTSLSMGVGSQVIGVPWKLLTVGVYAAAWTVAPIHLSPGDWWTWVLLFFADDLAYYWFHRLHHEVRLFWAGHVVHHSSVFFNFSTALRQSWTPMTSLPFWLGLALLGIPPWMIFLQQSVSLLYQFFLHTERITVLPRPIELIFNAPSHHRVHHGANAEYLDRNYAGILIIWDRLFGTFEPERAAVSYGLTKNINTYNPLRVATHEYASIWADVRTATSWRHRLGYLLGRPGWQPAR
- a CDS encoding FadR/GntR family transcriptional regulator → MAFAPVPRASVSDHVFGQLRDAIVGGRYRPGDTLPGERELAAAFAVNRHAIREALRRLQQLGLVRVSQGGATRVLDWRVHAGLDLALSLTQSDDVLPVETLVRDMLEMRACVGIDAARLCAERGDPAVSAAVVRAADEYGALAPDLPRMNEADIAMWRLIVSGSGNTAYLLAFNSLVAGTLAVGDVPPDGRAAELLDVAGHRRLAAAIAAGQGAAAARHARALLAAPVTTPTTPSGREARA
- the htpG gene encoding molecular chaperone HtpG; this translates as MSDRVETLEFQAEARQLLQLMVHSIYSNKDIFLRELISNASDALDKLRLESMIDKELAADVSDLHIELEVDKDARTLTVRDNGIGMSRDEVVRLIGTIAKSGTAELLGKLRESSDAGASQELIGQFGVGFYATFMVADEVTLLTRRAGESGGTRWESTGEGTYTIEAVDDAPQGTSVTLHLKPADAEDNLHDYTTEWTIRQIVKRYSDFIAWPIRMTVERSGEDGATTSEVQTLNSMKALWARSRDEVDEAEYKEFYKHVSHDWADPLETIHMRGEGTFEYEALLFLPSHAPLDMFAPQGRRGVQLYVKRVFIMDDCDALMPNYLRFVKGVVDAHDLSLNISREILQQDRQIRAVRRRLVKKVLATLKVMKTAQAERYRTFWTEFGAVVKEGLLEDADNTEAILDLVQVASTHDPAEPTTLRDYVERMKDGQGDIYYATGESRSMIENSPHMEAFRAKGYEVLILTDPVDEVWVERVGQFDGKPLRSIAKGEVDLETDEEKEKAEAERKDFAELLSWMSGKLADSVKEVRLSSRLTTSPACVVGDAHDMTPTLEKMYRAMGQEVPRVKRILELNPSHPLVTGLRKAHEQGAESESLAETAELLYGMALLAEGGELADPSRFTRILADRLARTL
- a CDS encoding SDR family oxidoreductase; translated protein: MKIAGRTALVTGANRGFGRHLAAELVARGATVYAGARNPDSVDLPGVTPVRLDITDPDSVAAAAEVAGDVTLLINNAGLSTGADLLDGDLAKIRLEMETHYFGTLSVVRAFVPTIAANGGGTILNILSALSWVSFPQTGAYSAAKSAEWSMTNALRTQLADRGIRVAGLHVGYMDTDMTARVSAPKSDPADIARIAVDGIEADRYEIVADDTSRQVRAGLSGGVAALYPQLP
- a CDS encoding winged helix-turn-helix transcriptional regulator, whose amino-acid sequence is MTDFLDQRDAWLTTNCSIARAIEVVGNRSTLLLLREASFGTRRFDDFARRVGISEPVAAARLKQLVADGLLERRPYRQPGQRTRDEYVLTRKGQELLPVLTALRQWGDAWAADEAGPSVRVEHHDCGAAVHARLRCEAGHDVPPAEIDVRPGPGLLRR
- a CDS encoding glycoside hydrolase family 3 protein — protein: MIPVPRRRIAGPPSLALLLVALVGLVAPPAAAAATYPYQDPTLPVPNRVADLLSRMTLDEKIGQMTQAERGSVTAADLTTYRLGSILSGGGSAPSPNNATSWADMYDAFQRGALATPLAIPMIYGMDAVHGHNNVVGATIFPHNIGLGATRDPALVQQIGQAVAEEVSGTGVDWDFAPCLCVARNDRWGRTYESFGETPDIPSDLTTVITGLQGPSLGGPTSVLATAKHYLGDGGTTGGDDQGNTELSEAELRAIHLPPFQAAVQRGVGSVMISYSSWNGVKMHGHQYLISTVLKGELGFSGFVVSDWNGIDQIDGSPGFTAAEVAAAVNAGIDMVMVPTAWKTFISTLRAEVQNGHIPLSRIDDANRRILTKKFELGLFERPFTDRSWTPTVGSAAHRALARQAVRQSQVLLKNAGGVLPLARDNNKIFVAGKNADNIGNQSGGWTISWQGSSGNITPGTTILQGIRAAVGPGTTVTYNQRGTGIDGSYRAAIAVVGETPYAEGQGDRTGSMSLDRDDLRTISTLRKVGVPVIVVLVSGRPLDIAAELPGWDALLASWLPGTEGAGVADVLFGVTAPTGTLPMTWMNSVSQQPINAGDGQVPLFPQGYGLTY